The following proteins come from a genomic window of Oncorhynchus clarkii lewisi isolate Uvic-CL-2024 chromosome 23, UVic_Ocla_1.0, whole genome shotgun sequence:
- the LOC139381068 gene encoding zinc finger SWIM domain-containing protein 8-like isoform X10, which translates to MELMFAEWEDGERFSFEDSDRFEEDSLCSFISEAESLCQNWRGWRKQSGGPNSPTVKIKDGQVIPLVELSAKQVAFHIPFEVVEKVYPPVPEQLQLRIAYWSFPENEEDIRLYSCLANGSPDEFQRGEQLYRMRAVKDPLQIGFHLSATVVSPQTGQSKGAYNVAVMFDRCRITSCSCTCGAGAKWCAHVVALCLFRIHNASAVCLRAPVSESLSRLQRDQLQKFAQYLISELPQQILPTAQRLLDELLSSQSTAINTVCGAPDPTAGPSASDQSTWYLDESTLSDNIKKTLHKFCGPSPVVFSDVNSMYLSSTEPPAAAEWACLLRPLRGREPEGIWNLLSIVREMFKRRDSNAAPLLEILTEQCLTYEQIIGWWYSVRTSASHSSASGHTGRSNGQSEVAAHACASMCDDMVVLWRLAVLDPTMSPQRRLELASQLKQWHLKVIEIVKRGQHRKSLDKLFQGFKPAVESCYFNWEVAYPLPGITYCSADKKSASFCWARAVQQQRGAKAGLAGDTSELGGGGGRSGSSEGGGGDYKGRTPQQEVAVRPKETIVSKRKGLSAGGGGGVLVRLGGSVCLSLEEGSSKGMYKGAGSSSSIAGKAKLAQGGKSSSGGSGGVGGKHQAAKRRTSSEDSSLEPDMAELSLDDGSSLALGAEASNTFDFTPPPPEMLPSPSPLLREPHKYSGGGKGAGNMPKERSFEVKRVTLAATLPATESQPAFPLKEKAAVVVEAAVALEKEVEVEMEVNGNKEVAPAGDARLSTSVAVVTVTAAAAKPPRGGRRETGAVALPNQSPGAGGDPVGEDDYRAYYLNAASEEGAERVPENNHEEEPDIFAGIKPLEQEGQMEVLFACAEALHAHGYSNEACRLAVELAGDLLANPPDLKVEQPQTKGKKSKVSTSRQTQVATNTLVKTSFLLTVLSERMELHNLAFSTGMFSLELQRPPASTKALEVKLAYQESEVVALLKKIPLGLVEMTSIRDRAEQLRDGNFCDYRPVLPLMLASFIFDVLCTPVVSPTGSRPPSRNRNNEMPGDEELGFEAAVAALGMKTTVSEAEHPLLCEGTRREKGDLALALMITYKDDQSKLKKILDKLLDRESQTHKPQTLSSFYSSKPAASSQRSPSKHAAHNAHGHGGATGGVSKHAPNATAAAGSSSVQVVAAGGAAGQLAGSGVQNNATPGEGVSEAREQADGAQPASCDQPSEVVPFKPEGTVPSRLALGGRGAYSGRCWGSPVRQKKKHTGMASIDSSAPETTSDSSPTLSRRPLRGGWAAASWGRGQDSDSISSSSSDSLGSSSSSGSRRAGGGARAKSTDTSRYKGRRPECHAPHVPNQPSEAAAHFYFELAKTVLIKAGGNSSTSIFTQPSASGGHQGPHRNLHLCAFEIGLYALGLHNFVSPNWLSRTYSSHVSWITGQAMEIGSAALNILVECWDGHLTPPEVASLADRASRARDPNMVRAAAELALSCLPHAHALNPNEIQRALVQCKEQDNVMLEKACMAVEEAAKGGGVYPEVLFEVAHQWYWLYEQTVGGGSGAQREGPGRCRANGGAGRRPPETGHGVTDNSGNMESSGVATVTASVTAAAVVPVISVGSTIYQSHALPGSAMAHSQGLHPYTTIQAHLPTVCTPQYLGHPLQHVPRPTVFPLSGGAYPQCVCVPSQGMHPAFIGAQYPFSVATGPHPPMAATAVTFPGIPVPSMTQIAVHPYHTETGLPLSTTVAGATTFSSFYPVGGVHSGATIQAIQGSSLPGMSSQPVSLVSAPFPSEDEQHSQPISQQGLHYLHSAYRVGMLALEMLGRRAHNDHPNNFSRSPPYTEDVKWLLGLAARLGVNYVYQFCVGAAKGVLSPFVLQEIIMEALQRLNPAHIHAHLRTPAFHQLVQRCQQAYLQYIHHRLIHLTPADYDDFVNIIRSARGAFCLTPVGMMQFNDVLQNLKRGKQTKELWQRISLEMATFSP; encoded by the exons atgGTCAGGTCATCCCTCTGGTGGAGCTTTCAGCCAAGCAGGTGGCATTCCATATCCCGTTTGAGGTGGTGGAGAAGGTCTATCCTCCTGTCCCTGAGCAGCTGCAGCTACGCATCGCCTACTGGAGCTTCCCTGAGAACGAGGAGGACATCCG GCTGTACTCGTGTCTGGCCAACGGCAGCCCAGATGAGTTCCAGCGAGGGGAGCAGCTGTACAGGATGAGGGCTGTTAAAGACCCTCTGCAGATAG gtTTCCACCTCAGTGCCACTGTGGTATCGCCCCAGACTGGCCAATCAAAAGGGGCGTACAATGTGGCTGTCATGTTTGACCGCTGCCGCATTACCTCCTGCAGTTGCACCTGCGGGGCCGGGGCCAAGTGGTGCGCCCACGTGGTGGCCCTCTGCCTCTTCAGGATCCACAAC GCGTCTGCAGTGTGCCTGCGAGCCCCCGTTTCAGAGTCCCTGTCCCGGCTGCAGAGGGACCAGCTGCAGAAGTTTGCCCAGTACCTAATCAGCGAGCTTCCCCAACAG ATTTTGCCCACAGCCCAGAGGCTCCTGGATGAGCTCCTGTCCTCCCAGTCCACAGCCATCAACACAGTGTGTGGGGCTCCAG ACCCCACTGCTGGCCCCTCGGCCTCTGACCAGAGCACTTGGTATCTAGATGAGTCCACGCTCAGTGACAACATCAAGAAGACGCTGCACAAGTTCTGTGGCCCCTCTCCTGTGGTCTTCAG TGACGTCAACTCCATGTACCTGTCATCCACGGAGCCACCGGCTGCGGCAGAGTGGGCATGTCTGCTGAGACCTCTGAGGGGGCGGGAGCCTGAGGGGATCTGGAACCTCCTGTCTATCGTCAGGGAGATGTTCAAGAGGAGGGACAGCAACGCTGCACCTCTACTAGAGATCCTAACTGAGCAGTGTCTCACTTATGAACAG ATTATTGGCTGGTGGTACAGCGTGCGTACGTCGGCGTCCCACAGCAGTGCCAGCGGGCACACGGGGCGCAGTAACGGGCAGTCGGAGGTGGCAGCCCACGCCTGCGCCAGCATGTGTGATGACATGGTGGTTCTGTGGAGGCTGGCTGTGCTAGACCCTACCATGAGCCCTCAGAG GCGTTTGGAGCTGGCCTCCCAGCTCAAGCAGTGGCATCTGAAAGTGATTGAGATTGTGAAGCGAGGGCAACATCGCAAGTCCCTGGACAAACTGTTCCAGGGCTTCAAGCCAGCCGTGGAGTCCTGCTACTTTAACTGGGAGGTGGCCTACCCACTGCCAGGCATCACCTACTGCAGTGCTGACAAGAAGAGCGCCTCCTTCTGCTGGGCCAGGGCAGTGCAGCAGCAGAGAGGGGCCAAGGCTGGCCTGGCTGGAGACACCTCTGAacttggaggaggaggggggagatctGGCAGCTCtgagggaggtgggggagactACAAGGGCAGAACGCCCCAACAAGAAGTGGCTGTCAGGCCCAAAGAGACCATTGTGAGCAAGAGGAAGGGGTTGTCGGCCGGGGGCGGAGGAGGGGTCCTAGTGCGGCTAGGGGGCAGTGTCTGTCTTTCTCTAGAGGAGGGCAGTAGTAAGGGGATGTACAAAGGCGCAGGTTCCTCCTCGTCCATTGCGGGCAAGGCCAAGCTGGCCCAGGGGGGGAAGTCGTCCTCCGGGGGATCAGGAGGGGTAGGGGGAAAACACCAAGCAGCCAAGCGGCGCACCAGCAGTGAGGACAGCTCCCTGGAGCCTGACATGGCCGAGCTGAGCCTGGATGATGGCTCCAGTCTGGCGCTGGGCGCTGAGGCCAGTAACACCTTTGACTTCACACCCCCGCCACCCGAGATGCTACCCTCACCAAGCCCGCTACTCAGAGAGCCACACAAATACAGTGGGGGAGGGAAAGGGGCCGGAAACATGCCCAAGGAGCGCTCCTTCGAGGTCAAACGTGTCACTCTTGCTGCCACCCTGCCTGCCACTGAGTCCCAGCCCGCCTTCCCCCTCAAGGAGAAAGCCGCTGTCGTCGTGGAAGCGGCTGTTGCCTTGGAGAAGGAGGTGGAAGTAGAGATGGAGGTGAATGGAAATAAGGAGGTGGCCCCCGCTGGAGACGCTCGACTCTCCACCTCGGTCGCTGTTGTTACCGTGACTGCTGCTGCCGCCAAGCCACCGCGTGGTGGGCGCCGAGAAACTGGAGCCGTAGCCCTGCCCAATCAGAGCCCAGGGGCAGGGGGAGACCCTGTTGGAGAGGATGACTACCGGGCCTACTACCTAAATGCAGCCTctgaggagggggcagagagagtgcCAGAGAACAACCATGAGGAGGAACCAGACATCTTTGCTGGGATCAAGCCACTGGAGCAGGAGGGCCAGATGGAGGTGCTGTTTGCATGTGCAGAGGCCCTCCACGCCCATGGCTACAGCAACGAGGCCTGCAGACTGGCAGTGGAGCTGGCTGGAGACCTGCTGGCCAACCCTCCAGACCTGAAGGTGGAGCAGCCCCAGACGAAGGGTAAGAAGAGCAAGGTGTCCACCAGCAGGCAGACCCAGGTGGCCACCAACACCCTGGTCAAGACCTCCTTCCTGCTGACGGTGCTGAGCGAGAGGATGGAGCTCCACAACCTGGCCTTCAGCACGGGCATGTTCTCCCTGGAGCTGCAGAGGCCCCCAGCCTCCACCAAGGCCCTGGAGGTCAAGCTGGCCTACCAGGAGTCAGAGGTGGTGGCTCTGCTGAAGAAGATCCCTCTGGGCCTGGTGGAGATGACGTCCATACGGGACAGGGCCGAGCAGCTCCGAGACGGGAACTTCTGTGACTACAGGCCTGTCCTGCCCCTCATGCTGGCCAGCTTCATATTTGATGTGCTGTGTACCCCAG TTGTCTCCCCCACAGGTTCCCGTCCTCCCAGCCGTAACCGGAACAACGAGATGCCTGGAGACGAGGAGCTGGGCTTTGAGGCTGCTGTCGCAGCACTGG GTATGAAGACCACAGTGAGCGAGGCAGAGCACCCTCTGCTCTGTGAGGGGaccaggagagagaaaggagacttGGCTCTGGCTCTTATGATCACATACAAGGATGACCAGAGCAAGCTGAAAAAG ATCCTGGACAAGCTGCTGGACAGAGAGAGCCAGACCCACAAGCCCCAAACCCTGAGTTCCTTCTACTCCAGCAAGCCAGCTGCCAGCAGCCAGAGGAGCCCGTCCAAGCACGCTGCCCACAATGCTCACGGACACGGAGGTGCCACCGGAGGGGTGTCCAAACACGCCCCAAACGCCACGGCTGCAGCTGGGTCCTCCTCTGTGCAAGTGGTGGCTGCTGGTGGGGCAGCAGGACAACTGGCGGGCAGTGGGGTGCAGAACAACGCCACACCCGGAGAGGGCGTCAGTGAGGCCAGAGAACAAG CAGATGGCGCCCAGCCTGCGTCATGTGACCAGCCGAGTGAGGTGGTCCCATTCAAGCCCGAGGGCACTGTGCCTAGTCGCTTGGCGCTGGGAGGACGGGGGGCATACAGCGGGCGCTGCTGGGGCTCTCCTGTCCGCCAGAAGAAGAAACACACAG GCATGGCGAGTATCGACAGCAGTGCTCCTGAGACCACCTCAGACAGCTCCCCCACCCTCAGCCGACGTCCACTCAGAGGGGGCTGGGCTGCGGCCTCCTGGGGGAGGGGCCAGGACAGTGACAGCATCAGCAGCTCTTCCTCTGATTCGCTGGGCTCCTCCTCATCCAGTGGCTCTCGCAGGGCCGGAGGGGGAGCTAGGGCAAAGAGCACAGACACCAGCAG GTATAAAGGGCGTCGTCCTGAGTGCCATGCACCCCATGTGCCCAACCAGCCATCGGAGGCGGCGGCTCACTTCTACTTTGAGCTGGCCAAGACGGTGCTGATCAAGGCCGGGGGCAACAGCTCCACCTCCATCTTCACCCAGCCCTCAGCCAGCGGGGGCCACCAGGGTCCCCACCGCAACTTGCACCTCTGTGCCTTCGAGATTGGCCTGTACGCCCTGGGCCTGCACAACTTTGTCTCGCCCAACTGGCTATCCAGGACCTACTCCTCCCACGTCTCCTGGATCACAG gcCAGGCCATGGAGATTGGCAGTGCTGCCCTCAACATCCTGGTGGAATGCTGGGACGGGCACCTCACCCCTCCCGAGGTGGCATCACTGGCAGACAGGGCATCACGGGCACGGGACCCCAACATGGTTCGCGCTGCGGCCGAGCTGGCCCTGAGCTGCCTGCCCCATGCACACGCCCTCAACCCCAATGAGATCCAGAGGGCCCTGGTGCAGTGCAAGGAACAG gaCAATGTGATGCTAGAGAAAGCCTGTATGGCTGTAGAGGAGGCAGCCAAGGGGGGCGGTGTGTACCCTGAGGTTCTGTTTGAGGTGGCCCACCAGTGGTACTGGCTCTATGAGCAGACAGTAGGAGGGGGCTCAGGGGCCCAGCGCGAGGGCCCGGGACGCTGCAGGGCCAACGGTGGAGCTGGGAGAAGGCCCCCGGAGACTGGTCACGGTGTGACGGACAACAGTGGCAACATGGAGTCCTCTGGTGTTGCCACAGTTACTGCCTCTGTGACAGCAGCGGCTGTGGTGCCCGTCATCTCTGTGGGCTCCACCATCTACCAATCACACGCCCTTCCTGGCTCTGCCATGGCCCACTCCCAGGGCCTGCATCCCTACACTACCATCCAGGCCCACCTGCCCACTGTCTGCACCCCCCAGTACCTGGGGCACCCGCTGCAGCATGTCCCCCGGCCCACTGTGTTCCCCTTGTCAGGGGGTGCGTACCCACAG tgtgtatgtgtgccctcCCAGGGAATGCACCCGGCCTTTATCGGTGCCCAGTACCCGTTCTCAGTGGCCACCGGCCCCCATCCGCCCATGGCAGCAACTGCGGTCACCTTCCCTGGTATTCCCGTGCCGTCCATGACCCAGATCGCCGTCCACCCGTACCACACTGAGACCGGCCTGCCTCTGAGCACCACTGTAGCAG GAGCCACGACTTTTTCCTCTTTCTATCCAGTAGGTGGCGTCCATTCAGGCGCCACAATCCAGGCCATTCAGGGGTCATCTCTTCCTGGTATGTCTTCCCAGCCCGTCTCATTGGTCAGCGCCCCCTTCCCGTCTGAAGACGAGCAGCAtagccagccaatcagccagcaGGGTCTTCACTACCTGCACTCAGCCTACAGAGTTG GCATGCTGGCTTTGGAGATGCTTGGAAGGAGGGCTCACAACGACCACCCCAATAACTTCTCCCGCAGCCCCCCATACACGGAGGATGTCAAGTGGCTCCTGGGCCTGGCTGCACGGCTAG GTGTGAACTACGTGTACCAGTTCTGTGTGGGTGCGGCTAAGGGTGTGCTCAGCCCCTTCGTCCTTCAGGAGATCATCATGGAGGCTCTCCAGAGACTCAACCCCGCCCACATCCATGCCCACCTCCGCACGCCCGCCTTCCATCAGCTTGTGCAGCGCTGCCAGCAGGCCTATCTACAG TATATCCACCACCGGCTGATCCACCTGACCCCGGCCGACTACGACGACTTTGTCAACATCATCCGCAGTGCCCGCGGGGCCTTCTGTTTGACCCCTGTGGGAATGATGCAGTTCAATGACGTGCTTCAGAACCTGAAGAGGGGCAAGCAGACCAAGGAGCTGTGGCAGCGCATCTCTCTGGAGATGGCCACCTTCTCCCCATGA